The following DNA comes from Pseudomonas sp. Tri1.
CACTTCGAAGTGCAGCGCCTGCGCGATGACAGCCCGGAAGCCCACACCAACCAGTCCAGCTACGAAATCGCTGCTGCCGCTGCCGAAGTGGAAGAAGTCCAGCCAGCCGCCGCTACCCGCACCCTGGTGCGCCAGGAAGCCGCGGTCAAGACAGCCCCGGCCCGTGCCAACGCTCCGGTTCCGACCGAAGTGGCCGCTCCGGTTGCCACACCGGCCGCCGCGCCTGAGCCAAGCCTGTTCAAAGGCCTGGTGAAGTCCCTGGTCAGCCTGTTCGCCACCAAGGAAGAGCCAACTGCGCCAGCCGTTGTTGCCAAGCCGGCCGCCAGCGAGCGTCCTGCCCGCAACGAGGAACGCCGTAACGGTCGCCAGCAGACCCGCAACCGTAACGGTCGCCGTGACGAAGAGCGCAAGCCCCGCGAAGAACGTGCACCGCGTGAAGAGCGCGCACCACGTGAGCCGCGTGAAGAACGCCAGCCACGCGAAGCCCGTGAGGAAGCACCTGCCGTAGCCCGCGAGGAGCGCGCACCGCGTCCGCCGCGTGAAGAGCGTCAGCCACGTGCCCCACGTGAAGATCGCAAGCCACGTGGTGAGCGTGAAGAACGTGTTCGCGAATTGCGCGAGCCACTGGATGCCGCCCCGGCCGCTGCTGCAGCCACCGCTGAAGAGCGTCCGGCTCGCCCGCCGCGTGAAGAGCGCGCACCGCGTCCGCCACGTGAAGAGCGTCAGCCTCGCGCCGAGCAGGCAGCCGCCGCTAGCGAAGAGGAAGTGCTGAACACCGAGGAACAACTGCAGGAAGACGGCCAGGACACCGCCGAAGGCGATCGTCCGCGCCGCCGCTCCCGCGGCCAGCGTCGTCGCAGCAACCGTCGTGAGCGTCAACGCGATGCCAACGGCAATGTGATCGAAGGTTCGGAAGAATCCGAATCCACCGAGAATGCCGAAGCGCCAAGCGCAGCGGATCTGGCTGCAGGCCTGGCCGTGACTGCGGCAGTTGCCAGCAGCACGATTAGCGCCCCCGCCGAAGCCCAGGCTAATGAGCGGGCCGAACGCGCTACCGCCGTGGTGGAAAACGCGCCGGTTGAAGCGCCCGTGGTCGAAGCCACCACCCCGGTAGAAGCCACCGCTTCGCCAGAAGTGGAACTCGCCCCGGCACGTGAAGCCCAGCCCGAAGCCGAAACCGCCGCCGAGCCTGCACCGGTCGTCGAGCAGCCAGTGCTGGCCGCTGAGCCTGCATTCGAAGCACCGGCCGAGGAAAAGGCACCTGAGCCTGCCCGTGAAGAGCAGACTGCGTTCAACTGGACCGCGGAGCCAGCTGCACCGGCACCTGTCGTCGAGCCAGAACCGGCACCCGAGCCAGTGAAAGCGATCGAACCAGTAGTGGTCGAGCCTGCTCCAGTGGTCGAAGCGCCTGTGGTGGTTGAAGCACCGGCCCCAGTAGAAGAGCCTGCGCCTACCAGCGCCCTGACCCCGAACGGCCGTGCGCCGAACGATCCGCGCGAAGTACGCCGTCGCAAGCGTGAAGCCGAGCGTCTGCAGAAGGAAGCCGAACAAGCTGCCGCTGCCGCCGCTCAAGCGCCTGCCATCGTCGAGCCAGCTCCCGTCGTCGAAGCAGTCGAGGCAGCACCTGCCCCGGTCGCGCAAACCGCTGCCGAACCAGCTCCGGCCGAACCGGCGCCAGTGATCGACGAGCCTCAGCACTCCGCTGAAGCTGAAGAAGTCGCACCGCGTCACATTGAAGCCTTGGAAAAAGAGCACGAGCCTAAACCTCACGCCTGATTCCATCGCCCAGTAAAAAGCCCCGCCTGGTCATGCCAGGCGGGGCTTTTTATTGCCTCTGGACTTATCCACAACCCTGTGGGAGCGCTCATATGATCAATGTCCACCACAGATCAAAATGTGGGAGCGAGCTTGCTCGCGATAGCGGTGGGTCAGCTTGCATCAATGCTGAATGCCTGATCGCTATCGCGAGCAAGCTCGCTCCCACAAGGGGATTTTGCAGCGGCTGTTATTTGAAATTCAGAGCTTCAGGTACATCGACATCCCAAACAACACCAGGATCATCCACCGCCACCTCGACCACTCGTTCCCCGACGAACAACCCCTTGGCGCCGCGATCACCAGTCAATGCCATCAGTTTCGGCCCAAACGCACGGCCAAACCCCACTGGATGCCCATATTCACCGGCAAGAACCGGCACGCTGATGCCATCCTCACGGATCGCCGCCACCACTTGCTCGATACTCGACGGCAGGATGAACGGCATGTCGCCCAGCACCATCAGCCAGCCATCAAGGTCCGGGCAAGCCCGGACGCCGGCGGCAATGCTGTCCCCCAAACCGGGCGAATCCAGCTCCACGAAATCGCAGCCGTAGGCCTGGGCCATCCGAATAGCCTGCGGGCGGTCCTTACTGGTCACCAGTACGCGCTTTTCCAGGGCGGCGGGCAAATTCACCAGCACCTGCTCGATCACTGACCGGACAGCGCCGTCACGCCCCGTGCAATCGGCCAACAATTTATCCTTGTCCGGGCCCGCAACCTGACGGAAACGGCTGCCCGATCCGGCCGCGAGAATGATCACGCCAATCGACAGGGACATACCCCCCTCCTCATCTGCGGCTCACAGCGGTTTTTTCTGCCGCAGTTCAACGCCATTCTTGATCGCCACGATTTCGGCCAGCAGCGACAAGGCGATTTCCGCCGGGGTGTGACTGCCGATGTGCAAGCCGATCGGCCCATGCAAGCGTGCAATGGCCTCTGCAGACAAGCCTAGCTGAGCCAGATTTTCCCGGCGCTTTTGACTGTTGACCCGCGAGCCCAGGGCGCCGACATAAAAAGCCCTGGAGTCCAGGGCTGTGAGCAGCGCCATGTCGTCCAGGCGCGGATCATGGGTCAAGGCGACGATGGCCGTGCGCTCGTCGGTCTGGATACTCAACACGGCCTCGTCGGGCATCCCCGAGACGAAACGGCCATGCTGCTCTTCCCAACCGTAGACAAACTCCTTGCGCGGATCGCAGATCAGCACTTCGAAGTCCAGCAGCCGGGCCATCTCCGCCACGTAGCGCGACAGTTGCCCCGCGCCGATCAGCAACAACCGCCAACGTGGGCCATAAATGGCCCGCAGGACCTGCCCATCGAACACCAGGGCGTCGGTCTTGCTGGCCGGGGTCAGGACGACACGACCGCTGGCGACGGTCAGCTCACGGGCGACGATTTCATGGGCTTCGCAGCGCTCCAACAGTTCAGCGACCCACTGTGGGTCGCCGACCCGCTCCTCTGTCAGGCGCAAGGTGCCACCGCACGGCAGGCCGAAGCGCGCCGCCTCTTCGCGAGTGACGCCATAGGTGATCAGTTGCACCGGCGGACCATCCGCCGGAATACGGCCGTCATGGAGCCGGGCGATGAGGTCATCCTCGACACAACCGCCCGACACCGAACCAATCACCACGCCATCCTCACGCAGGGCGAGCATTGCACCTGGCGGCCTCGGCGCGGTACCCCATGTCTGGACCACGGTGAACAGCACTACCCGCTGCCCTGCGCGGCGCCACTCGAGCACGCTGCGCAGGACATTCAGATCAACGCTGTCCATCAGGCTTTGGCCTGTTGCCAGCCTTGCAGCTGATAGCGCACAGGCAGGTTGCGGATGCGCTTGCCGGTGGCGGCAAAAATCGCGTTGCACAACGCCGGCGCAATCGGCGGCACGCCCGGCTCACCGACACCGCCCAATGGCACTTCGCCCGGCGGCGTGACCAGATGCACTGCCACTTCCTTGGGCGCCAAGGACATGCGCGCCACTTCGTACATGTGGAAATTGTCCTGCTGCACTTTGCCGTCCTTGAAGCTGATTTCCCCCACCATCGCGTTACCCAGGCCCATGACACAGGCACCTTCGAACTGGGAGCGAATGCGCTCGGGGTTGATCTGTGGGCCGCAGTCCACGGCAATGTCCGCCTTGTGCACGATCACCGTGCCATCGTCCTTGACCTCCACCTCGATCACCGCCGCCACGTAGGTCACAAAGCTGTAGTGCACCGCCAGTCCCAGGCCACGGCCCTTGGGCAGTTTTCGCCCCCAACCGGCAGCCTTCGCAGCGGTTTCCAGCACCGTGCGAATCCGCGCAGTATCGATGGGGTAACGTTCGGGGGATTCGCCGTAGTTCCATTCTTCGCTCAAGGTGCGCGGATCGATCTTACGGTCCGGCCCGAGCAATTTGACCTGGTACTTCAGCGGATCCTGGCCGGCCTTGTGGGCCAATTCGTCGATGAAACTCTGGATCGCAAAACCGTGGGGGATGTTCGACACCGAGCGATACCAGCCCACCCGGGCATGGGCCACCGCTTCGGGGTTTTCCAGGCGCAGGTTGGGAATGGCGTAGGCCATGTTGGTCACGCCCATGCCTATTTCGAACGGTGCTTCATGGGTCATGCCCGGCGCAAACAACGCGGTGATGCTCGGGGCTACGGTGCGGTGCAGCCAGCCGGACGGCATGCCGTCCTGGTTCAGGCCGGCCTTCAGGTATTCGACCGACACCGTGTGGAAATACGAGTGATGGATGTCGTCCTCGCGGGTCCATTGCACTCGTATCGGCTGGCCTGGAAATTCCTTGGCGAGCACGGCCGCTTCGACGACGAAATCGGGCTTGGACTTGCGTCCGAAACCGCCACCGAGCAACGTGATGTTTACCGTGACCTTGTCGAAAGGAATTCCCAATCGTTCGGCGATACGCTCACGGGTCACTTGTGGGGCCTGGCTCGGTGCCCAGGCTTCGCACTGGCCATCCTTGAAACGGGCGACGGCGACCATCGGCTCCATCGGCGACTGAGACAGGTGCGGCAAGTAATACGAAGCTTCCAGGGTTGAATCGGCCTTGGCCAGCGCGTCGTCGAGGTCACCGGTGCTGCGTACGACTTTTCCGGGATTGAGGGCAGCCGCTTCCAATTCCTTACGATAGGCGATGGAGTCATAACCGGCATTCGGTCCGTCGTCCCACTCGATCTTCAGCGCTTCACGCCCCTTGATCGCCGCCCAGGTGTTTTTCGCCACCACCGCCACACCGCCCAGGGGCTGGAATTCCGAGGGCAACGGGCGGCCTTCGATCGGCACCACCTTGACCACGCCCGGTACTTTCAGCGCGGCGCTGCTGTCCACGGTCTTGACCTTGCCACCATAGACCGCTGGGCGAGCCACGACAGCGTAGAGCATGCCATCGAAATGCACGTCGGCACCGTACACGGCACGGCCATTGACGATGTCTTCACCGTCGATGGCCCGGGTCGCTTCCTTGCCGATGTAGCGAAATTCCGCAGGCTGCTTGAGGCGCAAGCTGTCACGGGCCGGCACCGGCAAGGCACTGGCGGCGGCGGCCAAAGCGCCATAGCCCAATTCGCGACCGGAAGGTTGGTGCAACACTTTGTGCAATTGAGCGCGACATTCAGCCACCGGGACATTCCACTGCGCAGCGGCGGCCTGCTCCAGCATGGTCCGGGCGGCAGCGCCGCAACGGCGCATCGGCTCATACCAGTGACGCATGCTGCGAGAGCCGTCGGTGTCCTGGTTGCCGAAGCGCGCTTCATCGGCCGGCGCCTGCTTGACCAGTACCCGCGCCCAGTCGGCCTCCAGCTCATCGGCCACTACCATGCTCAGGCTGGTGCGCACGCCCTGCCCCATTTCCGAACGGTTGCAGATCACCGTCACGCTGCCGTCGGCGGCAATGCTCACGTACACCTTGGGGTCGTCGACCGCACCATGGGGCATGCCCTCGGCGCCGAATTTCTTTTCCTCGGCAAAGGCCTCCGGCAGGCCCCAACTGGCGGCCAGCACGAGCACACCGGTGGCGCTCGCACCTTTGAGGAAACCACGACGACTGAGATTGCTCAGCACAAAATCATTGGGCAAGCGGCTCATGCCTTGGCCTCCTTCAGGTGAGTGGAGGCCTGGCGGATCGCGGTCTTGATCCGGTTATAGGTGCCACAGCGGCAGATGTTGCCGACCATGGCTTCTTCGATCTGCTCATCGCTCGGGTTGGGGTTGGTCTTGAGCAAGGCGGTCGCGGACATGATCTGCCCGCCCTGGCAGTAGCCGCACTGGGCCACGGCGCTATCGAGCCAGGCCTTCTGGACGATCTGCCCGACCGGATCGGCATGCAGCGCGTCGATGGTGCTGACATCTTGCCCATTCACAGAGCCGATCGGCGTAATGCAACTGCGCGCCGGGGCGCCATCGATGTGGATGGTGCACGCGCCGCACAGGCCCATGCCACAGCCGAATTTGGTGCCGTTGTAACCGGCCACGTCCCGAATGGCCCACAGCAGTGGCATGTCCTCGGTCACATCCAGTTGATGGTCTTTTCCATTGAGTTTCAGGGTAATCATGGGCACGCCCGCATAGTTATCGAGTTATGGGGTCGAGCAATCTGCCGTTTGGGTGACGGTTCGGTTGTCGCAGACTGGCTCAGGCTGATCGGGCTCTCTTACGCATACGCACGCAGGCGTCTGCATCGGGCCTTAAGGATGCAAGGATCGCATCGTCAGCGAGCTAAATTAACCCAGGATCAAGCAAAACGCCCTGCACAATCCTGCACAAATGATCGTGCGCAGGGTGTGCAGGGCGTTTTTTCAGGCGCTTGCGAAAGCCCGGCTCAATACCGATTGGGCTCCATTTCCAGCTCGACCTGGAAACGCTCGGCAATGTCTTTCTGGATACGCAGGGCCAGTTCCAACAGTTGCGGGCCCGTGGCCTTGCCGTAGTTGACCAGCACCAACGCCTGCAACTTATGCACCCCAGCGTCACCTTCGCGAAAGCCCTTCCAGCCGGCGTGCTCGATCAACCAGCCGGCGGCGATTTTCATCTGCCCTTCAGGCTGTGGATAAGCCACCAGGTCCGGGTATTTCACCTTGAGTTGAGCCACGTGCGTGGCCGGCACCAGCGGGTTCTTGAAGAAACTGCCAGCGTTGCCCAGCACGGCCGGGTCCGGGAGTTTTTCGCTGCGGATGCTGCAAATGGCCCGACTGACATCGGTGGGTGTAGCGTGCTCGATGCCCTGCTCGGTCAACCGTTGACGCACCGGACCGTACTCCAGGTGCAGGTGCGCGGCGCGACTGAGGGCAAAGCGCACCCGCAGGATCAGCCAACGTCCCACTTGCTGTTTGAACAGACTGTCGCGGTAGGCGAAACGGCATTCTTCAAGGGTGAAATCGCGCAGCTCACCGGTCTGGCGATCCAGCGCGGTAAGGCCGGCGAACACGTCCTTGATCTCTACGCCGTAGGCGCCGATGTTTTGCATCGGTGCCGCCCCGACCGTACCGGGAATCAGGCTGAGGTTTTCCAATCCCGCCCAACCTTGCGCCAGTGTGTGCTGGACGAAAGGATGCCACGGCTCCCCTGCTTCGGCTTCGACCACCACGCGTTCGCCGTCATCGCTGAGCAGGCGAATGCCGTGGCTGGCCATGCGCAGCACCAGCGCATCGATATCGCCGGTCAGCAGCAGGTTGCTGCCGCCGCCGATCACCAGCAACGGCACCTCATGCTCGGATGCATAGGCCAACGCCTCGCGAACATCGCCATCGCTGTGAGCTTCGGCAAACAACCGGGCAGTGACGTCCACCCCGAAACTGTTGAAAGGCTTGAGGCTGACGCCCGCCCGTACCTGCAAGGTCATAACCGCCCCTTCAATTCGATCACCAGGCGATCCGTGGCGCGTTCGATCAGGTCCAACACCTGCTCGAAGCCCTGCTCACCGTCGTAGTACGGGTCCGGCACATCATCGAGTTCAGCCTCGTAGCGACGCAGGAACAGGTCCAGCTCGGCCCTGGCATTGGCCGGTTGCAGGGCCTTGAGGTGGCGCAGGTTGCTGCTGTCCATCGCCAGGATCAGGTCGTAGGCGGCGAAGTCGGCACGGGTCACCTGTTGCGCGCGCTGGGCCGACAGGTCGTAGCCACGCCGCAGGGCCGCAGCCTGACTGCGCTTGTCCGGAGCCTTGCCGACGTGCCAGTCACCGGTGCCGGCGGAAGCCACTTCCACCTGCCCGGCCAACCCGGCTTCGCGCAGCTTATGCCGCAGGATGCCCTCGGCGGTGGGCGAGCGGCAGATGTTGCCGAGGCAGACGAACAGAACCCGCATCAGGCCTCCAGCAGGCGACGAACGCGCTCGAGGTCTTCGGCAGTGTCCACGCCGGTCGGCGGGGCGATCAGTGCATCGGCAACATGGATCCGCACGCCATGCCACAGGGCACGCAGCTGTTCCAGGGATTCAGTGCTTTCCAGCCAGCATGGACCCCAGGCGACGAAGTCCTGGAGGAAACCGGCGCGGTAGGCATAGATACCAATGTGGCGGCGGTACGGCACGCCTTCGGGCAGCACATCGGGGTTCTGGGCAAACGCGTCCCGGGCCCAAGGCAGTATCGCGCGGCTGAAAGTCAGCGCCAGGCCGTTGATGTCACTGACAACCTTGACCACGCTGGGGTTGAACAGGGTCTGCACATCCTCGATCGGCTCGGCCAGGGTGGCCATGCGCGCCTCGGTGTGGGCCGCCAGGTTCGCGGCGACCTGATCGATCACGCTGGGCGGGATCAACGGCTCGTCGCCCTGTACATTGACCACGATGGCGTCGGGCTCCAGCCCCAGTTTCTCGGCGACTTCCGCCAGGCGATCGGTGCCGGAACTGTGATCTTCGCGAGTCAGGACCACCTCGGCGCCAAAGCCCTTGCAGGCTTCCACGATGCGCGCATCGTCGGTCGCCACCACCACGCGCTGGGCGCTGCTCTTGCAGGCCTGTTCCCAGACATGCTGGATCATCGGCTTGCCTGCAATCAACAGCAAGGGTTTGCCTGGCAGGCGCGTCGAGGCAAAACGCGACGGAATGACAACGGTAAAGGCAGCAGTCATTTATCCAGACGCTCGTCGGTGGTCAGGGTGCGGGCTTCGCTTTCGAGCATCACCGGGATGCCATCGCGAATCGGGTAGGCCAGGCCAGCGCCCTTGCTGATCAGTTCGGTCTTGTCGGCGCTGAGCTTGAGCGGGCCTTTGCAGACCGGGCAGGCCAGAATGTCGAGCAATTTGGTGTCCATGGAATTCCCCTGGATAAAAGGTTTAAGGCAAAAGCCGATCCGGCAACAGGCGCATCAACTGTGTGTCGAACCAGGCCGCGAAGGCCGGCGACGGCGCTGCGTCTACCGCCAGGTACCACCAGTCAGACGCGGCGAAGGCACGGCATTTGACCGCGTCCTTTTCCGTCATGACCACTGGCAACGAAGGCGTGAAATTCAACGCCTGGGCGCTGTATTCGGCATGGTCGGCAAACCCGTGCGGTATTGGCCGCCAGTGTAGCGTTTCGAGGGTCTTGAAGAAACGCTGGGGGTTGCCGATGCCGGCCACGGCGTGCAGGGCCTGGCCGGGTGGAAAATGATCGAGCGGACGACGTTCGCCACTGGCCAGGTTCACCAGCGCGGTGGGCCGCAACTCGAAGGCGAAACCGTCTTCGCGGTCGGCACTGGCGCCGTTGTAAAGCACGGCGTCGACCGATTGCAGGCGCTCGACCGGTTCGCGCAACGGACCGGCAGGCAGACAACGCCGGTTACCCAGGCCACGGGCGTTGTCGATCAACACCAGTTCAAGGTCCCGGGCCATCCGATAATGCTGCATGCCGTCATCGGACAGGATCAGGTCCAGCGGCTCGGCTTGCAGCAGCGCCCGGACCGCGCGGCTGCGATCGGGATCGATCATCAACGGCACGCCAGTGCGCTGTACGATCAATAGCGGTTCGTCGCCCGCGAGGTTGGCGCCCTGCTCGGCCTCGACCCGCCACGGCAGTTGCGGCGGCTGGGCGCCGTAACCCCGGCTGACCACCCCGACCCGCAAGCCACTGCGCTGGCAGTGCTGGATCATCCACAGGATCAACGGCGTCTTGCCGGTGCCGCCGACCGTGATGTTGCCGACCACGATCAGTGGCACGGGCGGTTGGTAGATCTGGCCCTCTCCCGCCAGGAAGCGCTCACGCTTACCCACTACCACCCGCCGGTACAGCCACTCCAGCGGCCGCAGCAATGTCAGGGCTGGGTGACCGTCGTACCACGCGGCAAGCAAGCGATCGGACATGGCCATCAGGGTGCAGGCGCCGCCTCGACCGTGGTCATGCGCAGATGGCTGAAGCCGAGCTTGCCGGCCGCGTCCATGGCGGTGATGACCGATTGATGAGGGGTCTTGCCATCGGCGCTGATGGACAGCGGCAGGTTGGTGTCGCCGCCGGACTCCTTCTGCAGGGCGTCGATCAGGCTCGCCAGGTCACTCTTTGGGAGCAACTGGTTGTTCACCGAGAACGCCCCTTCGGCGCTGATGGTGATTTCCAGGTTCTTGGTTTGCTGGTCTTCGGCCGGTGAGCCACTGACGGCTTGCGGCAATTCAACCTTGAGCTGGGTTTCCCGGGTGAAGGTGGTGGTCACGACGAAAAACAGCAGCAGGATGAACACCACGTCAATCAGCGACGCGAGGTTGATCTCGATGTTTTCCCGAGGCTTGCGGCGGAATTTCACTTCTTGCCCCCGGCCAGGTCCACGTCACGGTCGCCTTGCACCACCTCGACCAGCTTGATGGCTTCCTGCTCCATGCCCACCACGAGCTCGTCGATGCGCCGTTGCAGGAACCGATGGAAAAATACCGAAGGGATCCCCACCATCAGGCCCGCGGCGGTGGTGATCAGGGCCTTGGAAATACCACCGGCCAATACCGAGGCGTTGGTGGTCATGCCGGAGCCGGTGAACGCGCTGAAAATGTCGATCATGCCCAGCACCGTCCCCAGCAGGCCCAGCAACGGGGCCATGGCGGCGATGGTGCCCAGGGCGTTGATATAGCGCTCCAGTTCATGGATGACGCGAGCGGCGGCCTCCTCGATGCATTCCTTCATGATCTCGCGACCATGCTTGGAATTGGCCAGGCCCGCGGCGAGGATTTCGCCCAGGGGCGAACTGGCCCGCAGCTCCTTGAGCTTGTCCTTGTTCAGTTGCTTGTCCTTGATCCAGACCCACACCTGCCCCAGCAGATGCTCCGGGGTCACGCGGCTGGCCCGCAGGGTCCACAGGCGTTCGGCAACGATACCCAGTGCCGCGATGGAACTCAGAATGATCGGCAACATCATCCAGCCGCCGGATTTGACCAATTCCCACACAGTGACAGCCCCCTCGAAAAAGTGCGCCACTTTATCATACAGACTCGCCTTGGAGGCCCGACCTGCCGATAAGTCCGTCGCGGGAGCTGACCCCGGTCAATGTTCGGTCCGCAGCCCCGCAGACGGCGGATCCCGCCAATACCGCCGCTGCCCGGCCTGGGTGAATGGCGGCTCGAAGGCGCCCAGTTGCAGACGAATGGCGCCCTGTTCAGCACTGTCGTAGATCGCCATGCCCAGCCGTCGGTAACGGGCGATCACCCGGGGATGGGGATGACCGAACGCATTGCCTTGCCCCCGGGAGATCAGCACCGAATGCGGTTTGAGGCGCGACAACAACGTCATCGACGAGGAGCTGCGGCTGCCATGATGCGGGGCCGCCAGCCACTGGATGGGCAAGGCCAGCGGCCCGTCGAGCAAGGCGCGCTCAGCCTGGCTATCGATGTCGCCGGTCAGCAGCAAGCGCTCGCCGCCAGCCTCGACCAGCAAGACGCAGGACTTCTGGTTGCTTTCAAGGGCAGCGGACCATTGCCACAGCTCGAAGCTGACCCCATCCCACTCCCAACGCTCGCCGCTATCGCATGTGCCGGCCTGCAGCTCATCAGGTAGCGCGCCCGGATCGCCACTGATCACCCGCGTCGTTGCCAGGCCGTTGTGCACAGCGCGGGCTCCACCGGCGTGATCGGCGTCAGCATGGCTGAGCAGCATCAGATCCAATGCCGGCACCCCCAGCTTACGCAACGTCGGCAGCACGACGCGCTCGCCCGCGTCGGCCTCGCCAAAGCGCGGCCCCGCATCGTAGAGCAGGGTATGACGACGGGTGCGCACAAGCACCGCAAGCCCTTGGCCAACGTCCAGATGCCAGATTTCGGCATGGCCTTGCGGCACGCTTTCTCGCGGCGGAAAAACCAGCAACAGCAGCATCGGCCACCCCAGCACCCGCAGCGGTACGCCCTTGGGCAGCAACAGCAAAAAAGCCCCGAGAGCGGCGATGCACCAGGCCCAGAGCGGGACCGAAACAGGTATCCACGCCGGCATTCGCCCGGCAGCCAGCGCCAGCCCCTTGAACATCAGATCGAGCAAGCCACCGGCCACCCACAGCAACCCTTCACCCATGAACGGCACGGGCAACAACGCCGTGCCGAGCAGTGCCAACGGCAACACCAACAGGCTGATCCAGGGCACCGCCAGCAGGTTCACCAGTGGCCCACTGAGACTGACCGGCAAGCCCAATAGCAACAACAACGGACACAAGCCGACCGCCACCAGCCATTGGGCACGGGTCCAGGTTTGCCACCAGCGCCAGGGCCCCAGGCGAGCGCCAAAGGTGAACATCAAGATCGCCACCGCCGCAAACGATAACCAGAACCCCGGCCGCAAGCTGGCCAGCGGATCGAACACCAGTACTCCGGCGAAGGCCAGCAGCCATGCCCACCAGGGGTCCGGATGCTTGAAGCGCAAGCGCCAGAGCAGCACCAGGCCGATCATCGCGCAAGCCCGCCGCACTGGCACCTCGAACCCAGCGAGCAGGCCGTAGCCCAACGCTGCGGTGAAGGCCAGCGCGCAGGCCCAGGGCAACCACGGCAGACGCACCGGCCACACGCCATAGCGCGCCGCACCGGCTACCAGCAGGTACACCAGGCCGGCGAGCAGCCCGATGTGCTGCCCGGATATCACCAGTAAATGAACGGTGCCGGTATCTTGCAACACCTGCCAGTCATCGCGGCTCAGCCCACTTCCGTCCCCAAGCACCAAGGCCGCCAGCGCCCCGGAGCGCCCCTGGGCATCCACTTGGGCCAGAGCCTGTCGTACGCCGTCGCGCCACGCCCCCTGGGCCGCACGCAGGCGACGGCCATCCTTTACCGTACCGGTCGCCCCGATGCCTCGACTCAACAGCCAGGCTTCATAGTCGAAACCGTCTGGGTTCAGCAACCCGGAGGGCCGTTTGAGCTTCACAGCCAATCGCCAGCGCTCGCCACTGCTGACAGGCGGCCCACCGAACCAGGCCAGGCGCATCGACGACGGTAGTGGCGTGCGGCGTGAATGGGCATCGGCCAGTTCGAATCGCACCGCCCCCTCGCCGTACTGCGGCAAGCCAACGACGCGCCCTTCCACCCAACGGGTTTCGCCGTCCAGCGCGGCAGGCAACCGCTCGTCCAGCGCAAGCTGCGCCGACAGGCAGGCCCAGGCCAGCCCGAACAGGAAAAAACCGAGCGGGTAAATTCGAAACGGCACAACCATCAGCCCCAGCACCGGCATGGCTGCAATAAGCCACGGCGGCGGCAAGGCCGGTAGAAAAACCGGGGCCAACAACCCCACTGCAAGCGCGGCCAACCCTGT
Coding sequences within:
- a CDS encoding DNA internalization-related competence protein ComEC/Rec2 codes for the protein MRTGLAALAVGLLAPVFLPALPPPWLIAAMPVLGLMVVPFRIYPLGFFLFGLAWACLSAQLALDERLPAALDGETRWVEGRVVGLPQYGEGAVRFELADAHSRRTPLPSSMRLAWFGGPPVSSGERWRLAVKLKRPSGLLNPDGFDYEAWLLSRGIGATGTVKDGRRLRAAQGAWRDGVRQALAQVDAQGRSGALAALVLGDGSGLSRDDWQVLQDTGTVHLLVISGQHIGLLAGLVYLLVAGAARYGVWPVRLPWLPWACALAFTAALGYGLLAGFEVPVRRACAMIGLVLLWRLRFKHPDPWWAWLLAFAGVLVFDPLASLRPGFWLSFAAVAILMFTFGARLGPWRWWQTWTRAQWLVAVGLCPLLLLLGLPVSLSGPLVNLLAVPWISLLVLPLALLGTALLPVPFMGEGLLWVAGGLLDLMFKGLALAAGRMPAWIPVSVPLWAWCIAALGAFLLLLPKGVPLRVLGWPMLLLLVFPPRESVPQGHAEIWHLDVGQGLAVLVRTRRHTLLYDAGPRFGEADAGERVVLPTLRKLGVPALDLMLLSHADADHAGGARAVHNGLATTRVISGDPGALPDELQAGTCDSGERWEWDGVSFELWQWSAALESNQKSCVLLVEAGGERLLLTGDIDSQAERALLDGPLALPIQWLAAPHHGSRSSSSMTLLSRLKPHSVLISRGQGNAFGHPHPRVIARYRRLGMAIYDSAEQGAIRLQLGAFEPPFTQAGQRRYWRDPPSAGLRTEH